The nucleotide window ATGGAATGGGGGTTAGCTTGGAAACCTGCACCGCGATAGGAATAATACCCGCTAAAATAGCAACCCTGATGGAGGCCCTAAAATGGATGAGAGGCTCAAAGAGATATTATCGATGGTACTAACTGTAATCCTCGTATTCTCAGTGTATTTCGGGCTTAGAGTAGTCCTCCACACTAAAACCCCTCTAGTAGTCGTTGCAAGTGGCTCCATGAGACCCGTTTTCTATCCTGGGGACGTCGTTCTCCTTAAGGGAGTAAAACCTGAGGAGATAAAAGTTGGAGATGTAATAGTCTACAAGAGCGCCTTCTCGAAGTACCCAATAATTCATAGGGTCAGGGGGATTAAGCAGGTTTACATCAACGGCAAACCTCAGCTTTGCTTCATAACCTGGGGAGATAACAATCCAGTCCCAGACCTATACGAGCTCCCGAATGGGGGGATAATTGACTGCGTTCCTTCTTACGCTGTGGAGGCGAAAGCTTTAATTGTGTTTCCAAAGATAGGGATTATCTCGATAAAGGTTAGGGAACTGCTGGGAATTGGTGGATGAGGAGAGGGTAGGTAGCTGAGTTATGATGAACTAATCGGCCCCCGACACCTATTGGGGGGATTGAGATGAGCTGGGATGAGATGTATAGGGATGCCTATGAGAGGGTTCTAAATTCGATAGGAAAGATAAAGGGAGTTATGTTAGCGTACAACACCAATATAGACGCGATAAAGTACCTAAAGAGGGAAGACCTTGAGAGAAGGATTGAAGAAGCAGGGAAGGATGAAGTTCTAAGGTACTCAGACGAGCTTCCAAAGAAGATCAATACCATTCAGCAACTCCTGGGCTCAATACTTTGGAGCGTTAAGAGAGGTAAAGCTGCAGAACTACTTGTTGAGGACAGGGAAGTTAGGAATTATATGAGGCAGTGGGGATGGGACGAACTAAGGATGGGTGGGCAAGTTGGAATAATGGCCAACCTCTTGGGAGGCGTCTATGGGATTCCTGTTATAGCCCACGTTCCACAAATTTCAAAGCTTCAGGCAAGCCTATTCCTAGATGGGCCAATATACGTCCCAACTTTTGAGGAAGGCCTTAAGCTCGTTCATCCTAGGAACTTCGAGGGGAATGAAGAGGACTGCATCCACTACATCTATGAGTTCCCCAGGGGATTCAAGGTTCTCAACTTCACAGCCCCTAGAGAGAACAGGTTCATAGGAGCTGCGGACGATTACAATCCAAGGCTTTACATCAGAAAGGAATGGGTGGAGAGGTTCGAGGAGATTGCCGAGAGAGCTGAGTTGGCGATAGTTAGCGGTCTCCACTCGCTTACGGAGGAAACCTACAGGGAGCCGATCAAGGTAGTCAGGGAACACCTGAAGGTGCTTAAGGATTTGAACATTAAGACACATCTAGAGTTCGCATTTACGGCAGACGAGAAAGTTAGGAGAGAGATACTCGGTTTACTGTCACTAGTCTACAGCGTTGGCCTCAACGAGGTTGAGCTTGCATCCGTTCTAGAGATAATGAACGAGCGAGAGTTGGCCGATAGGATACTGGCCAAGGATCCGGCTGATCCAGTTGCAGTTATTGAGGGGCTAATGAAACTAATCGAGGAAGGCGTTGAGAGGATTCACTTCCACACCTACGGCTACTACTTGGCCATAACTAAGTACAGGGGAGAGCACGTGAGGGATGCTCTACTATTCTCGGCCTTAGCCGCGGCCACTAAGGCGATGCTTGGGAACATTGAGAAGCTTGATGATCTAAGGAAAGGCCTTGAAGTTCCCATTGGGAGGCAGGGGCTAGAGGTTTACGAAGTGGTGAAGAGGGAATTCAACGTTGAGAAAGGAATTGGAGAGGTAGGCGATTACCAGATAGCCTTCGTTCCCACAAAGATCGTAGAGAAGCCGAAGAGCACCGTCGGAATTGGAGATACTATATCGAGCTCAGCCTTCGTTTCCGAGTTCTCGCTTTCTTCTTGATCAACTTCTTTTAGCTTAAGCATTAAGCTTATTTTAATCAATGATGTTTAATCCTATTGTGGGTGGTAAACTTATGATGGATAAGGAGACTAAGATTCTCCTTGCAAATATCGTTGATAAGTGTGACAACTCGCTCTCTCACATCCCGAGCAAATATCCCAAACATAGGAAATACTTTGACCTGTTTAAACACTTAGCCAACATTGCGACATTAATAGCTGGTGAGAAAGATGTTTTATGGTGGAAGGAATACACAAATGGTAGGGTGAATTATGACAAGGTCTATTACAATGTGAAGGTTATAAGGGAAGCCCTGAGTTTACTTCCTGGGGAGATAAGGGAAAAGATTGAAGAGAGCATAAAGTCCCATCCAGCGACTGATTTTCTTCTTGCCGAATATGAAAATGAAGATCTTATGAGGAAAATCGCTGAGGAGTTCTCGGAGGAGAAGAGGGTGAGCGAGGAGAAAATATTCTGGGAGTATGAGATTAGAAAGGAGGATAACAAAATATACCTTTACCTGTATCCCAAGAAGGAATGGGGATTAACGGCTTATGGGGAGACTATAACTTATAAAGCAAGTGAATACAAAATCAGACTAAGTAAGTCCAGCATTGCAGAAAAGTTAGAGAGCACAGTTAAATCTCTAGTGGACTATTTACCCGACTCTAGATATAACGAATTCGTATTGATATTCGAGGACAACCCCAATATACCCCAGGACATCAAGACAGCTATACTGAAAATAAACGAAATTCTAGCCGAAGAGCGAGAAAAAATAGAGAAAATTGAAAAAGAGCTAGAGGGAATAGCCACACCAAAAACTGAGTGACATCTTACAAAGGATGCTAATGAGCTAGGCCCTCAAAATCCCTTAAATCCCAAGCTAGCCAACCTTCTTCTCTTAATTCTTCCATATCATCGATTTTCTTGGCCACTACTCCATAAAACCTCTTCCAACTGTCAAGACCTACGAGCTCGGCCTTTCTCCCCAGGTCCCTTAAGATCCCCTTTGCCTCTCTTTTGCTCAGCTCTTTCCACTTTACCTCAATGAGGAGAGCTTTCTTCTCCCTCTCATTCAAGGCGAGCACGTTAACCTCTTCCCCTCTGCGCCACCATCGACCGAGCTTCGTGAAGTGAAAGCCGGTGAGCCTTAGGAAAACCTCCGGATTTCTAACTAGTTTCTCGAAAATTAAACCTAAGTAAATGTTAAAGTCATCCTTTGAGCGCTCCCAAACATCTTCAGCTAGGCCTGCTTCAAGGTAGACCTTGTTTGGTAGTACATAGCGGAACCAGAATGCAAAGTAGTTATCGTTTATCACGTAGAGCCCCTCTTGCTGACTTCCTTCATGGTTGCTGTCACGGGAACTTCGCGCTTGACTATCCCCAGCCTCTGAAGAACGGTTAGGTACTTCGACACGAGGCTCTTGTCGAGGCCGGTAGCGTTCACTATCTCGCCGAACCTGTTCCTTCCGCTTGCTATAGCCTGTAGTATTGCGAAGTAATTTGCGGGTTCCCTAAGCTCCTCCCTTAGTAGAAACTCAGCTTCCTCATAAAGAAAAGCACCTTTAAAGAGTACCCTTTCAACGACATTCTCATCAAAGCTTTTATTCGAGCTGAATTGGAGGAGATAAGCTGGGATCTCACCCGTGACTCCCCAAACCTTCATGAGGTCTTCAATTGTGTAACCGGGTAAGAACTCCCCGATGTAAAAGAAGGGGATCTCAGTTAAACGCCATTGGCCAGTTCTTCTACCGTAGAGCGGACTTTTATAAGCTAAAATCTCGCTTTCCATTACCGAGACGCTCGAACCGTAGATGATTAGCATTATATTCGTTCTTGACAGCTTCAAGTCCCATGCCTTCTGGAGGAGGGAGAGAACTGGGCGATAGTGCTCGACTAAAAGAGGGAACTCGTCGATTATTAGGACTACCCTCCCATCGCCAATCCTTTCGGCGAACTCCATTAGGAGCTCATCTATGTCCTCAAAAGGTATCCTTGCAAAGTGTTTATCCCCAATGAACTCAGCCAGGAGCCTCTGGAGCTCCTTTAAGTTGTCTCTGTAAGGCTTTTCCGTTACCAGAAAATAAACATGAGGCTTGTTCCTAGCAAAGTGAAGTAATAACTCGGTCTTCCCAATTCTCCTCCTGCCATAGATTATAATGAACTCAGCCCTATCGCTGGAGTATCCTTTTCAAGGAACTCTAGTTCCCTCTTTCTATCGATGAACCTTTGTCTACTAATGAGTATAATACTCGAGTTTCAACTATTTAAAAATTATTAGCTGAGTCATTTAAAAGTCCCTTTCACCCTCCTCCCATTCAACGGTTCCATTACCTATTGATATCTCTGTAGTTTTGAACAGAAAAGCTTTTGTAGTGAACGGAAGGTGTAAAAACTCACTCATAGGAATGTCAAGGTTATTGTTCTAAATGGAGCAGCTTTTTTCTTTGAGAAGAGCTACTAGTTACCCCTACCGCTAAACAGCTCGGGGGTTATCGCCTTAAAGACCACCACTCAGAGAGTTCCTCCCAATGGAGGAAGGACACAACGGGTTTAAAGTGGTATTTCCGAAAATTTCCAAATCAGGTTTGAATAAAACTACAAAGGCAGTCGTGCCCTTTTCAGCATATTCATTCAAATTGGTGCGGGGGCGGGGATTTGAACCCCGGAACCCCTACGGGAGGGGATCTTGAGTCCCCCGCCTTTGACCAGGCTCGGCAACCCCCGCTCGATTAAGGTCTTTAATAAATGGACTTATAAATTTATCTCATCTAAGGCATAGAAAAATAGAAATTGTTCTCTTTCTCAAGATAAGGGTCTTCATTTGGAGTTATCTTTTAGCATAAGGAAACTTATAAAGAACGAGAAGAATATTAGCTGAATACTTAATGCCATGAGTGTTAACACTATAATAGCGGATCTTACCTCAAACAGCTCTCCATATCCTATCGCTCTCCATTTTAGAAATATTCTAAGACCCAAAATAAACCCTAATATGAACAAGACTGTACCAAGTATAAGACCTTCTTCTAGAATTGAGTACCTCATGAAAAATCTTGAGATTTTGTTGGGTTTATCAAATCCCTCTTTAACGGCGTACACTTTTCCTGAGATACCGAAATTTATTATCTGAAAGCCCACTATTATTAGAAGGCTCCCTAGAATCATGAGGTGCGCTCTTAGAGGTTCCGTGTTAGATCCATAGATTAAGAAAACACTCCCAATAAGAATCAAAAATAAGCCCGGGATCAAAAAGAGATATAATGGCGAATAGAGTAGCATCAATCTCAGGTGTCTCCACCCATCTTTGAAAGAGTGCAGTTTTGACTCGCCAATTCTTGGATGATAAGTTATTGGAACTTCCGCGATTTTTAAGCCTGCCTTTGCAGCTTCTATAATCATTTCACTTGCAAATTCCATCCCACGACACTTTAGAGTAAGTTTTTGCAAAGCGTCTCTCTTTATTGCCCTAAAGCCAGAGTGAGCATCAGAAACTTTTATTTTAAAAAGGAAGTTTAAGATTTTTGTTAAAAGTGGGTTGCCAATATAGCGATGGAGCCATGGCATGGCTCCAGGCTCAATCTTACCTTTTAACCTACTTCCAATGACAAAATCGGCCGCCTCTTTTCTTAATATCTCTAAGAGTTTAGGAATTTCTTTCGGATCATAGCTCCCATCAGGATCCATCATGACGATATACTTTCCTTTTGCAACTTTGAATCCTTCAAGATATGCATCTCCATAACCTTTTCCCTTTTGCCGGATGACTTTTGCACCTAGGTTTCTTGCAATTTCTGGGGTTTTATCATTACTTTTATCGACGACTATAATTTCGTAAGTTACTCCCATTTGAGCAAGAGTTTCTTTGATTTGAGGTATGACCTTTTCTACTGCCTTCTCTTCATTCATGGTAGGTAAAATTACCGAGACCTCAACTCCCATACAAAACCCTCTCATATAATCTTTCTGTTAATTGAGTGATATTATCCCAATCATATCGTCTGGCATTTTTGATACAGTTTCTTTTAAATTTTTTTCCGAGAGATAGGGAAAGCTCTATATATTCGGCTAAAGAGCTTGGATTGGGCGGTGATATAAATCCATTGTAGCCGTGAGTTATTAAATCCCGCGATGCATTTAAGGGATAATCAAGGGTTATTACTGGAACTCCCGAAGCATTCGCCTCTAACACAATGATTCCAAAACCTTCACGTTTTGATGGAAGGACAAAAACTTTTGAAGACTTTAGATATGCTATAAGTTTCTCGTAATCATTGAGAAAACTAATAAATTTCACATTTTCTGTTAATTCCAGTTTTGAAACTAGGGTTAATAGCCTGTATTTCTCTGGTCCTTCTCCAATAATTAACACCTTTAGATCTGGAACATCATCCTTTATTAACTTTATAGCTCTCAGCAACAAGTCAACGTTTTTCTCTTTTATTAACCTACCAACAAAAATCACGTCATACTCCTGGGGGAGTTTCTTTACTCTTTGTATTCTTTTAAAATCTATACCATTTGGTATCAGAGCGCTATCTATTCCTATAGAGCGAAGTCTCTTTTGAGTAAGTTTAGAGACTGATACGTGGTGAGATGTTAATCTACTCATCAATTTTTCTATTTGTATACCTATAGCACCCATATTCCCCAAGTATTTTTTCCAGTATTCTTTCCATATTTCATGCCAAGTAATTACCATGGGGACATTTCTAAGAATTGAGTGTACTTTAGAAGAGAAGCAAGGCAAATATGGAAATTGCTGGCAGTCTATTATGTCATAATCCCATTTAGCTTTAAGAAGCACTTTTGCAGAGAAGTATAGTGCCTCTCTAATTGAGCGCCTCTGTCCAGAATAAAGACTTACACCACGACCAACTTTTTGAAGTTTAATTGAAGGGATATTTCCCCCCCAATCCAAACTGATCCAATGAACTTCATGTTTCTTTGACAACCTTGTACCGATCTCATATACTCTTTTTTCAACTCCTCCTTTCACAAACGGATAAACGGCGTCGTAAATATATGCAATTCTCATCGAGTTACACTCATATGGGCATTATTTTAATGTTTTTGGTGGCATTACTAAAATTTTAAAAATGAAAAGAGACTTAACGAAACCCTAAGCCCAAAAGGATTGTTAGTTAATTTCAAGGTAGAAAAGCTGAACCTTATGGAGGATAGTTCCGTTATTTAAAAAAATATCTATGCCTTTCGAACAGTATAATCTTCAGAGCGACTATTGCATTACCAATGTTCCACCCTATCCCAACTCCAAGGATTCCAAATTTTTGTATTAGTAGATAGCTCAACAACAGAAAAAGGACTGCTCTTGATAGGTTTATTATTAATACTTTGTTTAGCTTACTCTTAATATTTAATATCGTCGTGAAGAAATCTACCAAGACTGCGGAAAATCCACCAAGGATTATAAGTTTAAGAAGTGGTAGGCTGTTAATGTATTTTTCACCGAAAAATCTCAAGACATAACCCCCAAAGAGCCAGATAAATACAGTAGCAAGCACTAAATAAAGATACGCAAAAATCATGGCCTTTCTTAAAGTTTTTCTGAAATATTCAACTCCATGGCTTCCTTCAACAAATAAGGATGTGTTAATTGCATTCGGTACAAACAATATCAGATCCCCTACTGCGAATGCTATATATAAGTAAGCCGCATCCTCCTTTCCAAGCATAGCCAAGACTATCGTGGGCATTATGTATTTCGGCGTTATATTTGCAAGGTGCGCAATATAGTTTGTTAGTGAGAACTTGAACGAAATTTTCAGATACTCAAAATCAAGCCCTAACTTAATATCATCGAGGGCAATTAAACCATAAATCACTC belongs to Pyrococcus abyssi GE5 and includes:
- a CDS encoding lipopolysaccharide biosynthesis protein; translated protein: MLEILMQEIKNVRTSFYRESIYISASTVMNATAGFIFWNIATNLYSLPEVGIASTLVSAMNLIVMVSFLGLNFSLIRFYPRYREKTIGTTIIVTLIASVIFSTMYLLIVGNSESFRGVFSTKLLAIFVFFSMIGTTYNVLFTYGIAKKRAKHSFILSIFFSLRFLFLVFLISFGALGIVTAFGLGLTLGVIYGLIALDDIKLGLDFEYLKISFKFSLTNYIAHLANITPKYIMPTIVLAMLGKEDAAYLYIAFAVGDLILFVPNAINTSLFVEGSHGVEYFRKTLRKAMIFAYLYLVLATVFIWLFGGYVLRFFGEKYINSLPLLKLIILGGFSAVLVDFFTTILNIKSKLNKVLIINLSRAVLFLLLSYLLIQKFGILGVGIGWNIGNAIVALKIILFERHRYFFK
- a CDS encoding glycosyltransferase family 2 protein; protein product: MGVEVSVILPTMNEEKAVEKVIPQIKETLAQMGVTYEIIVVDKSNDKTPEIARNLGAKVIRQKGKGYGDAYLEGFKVAKGKYIVMMDPDGSYDPKEIPKLLEILRKEAADFVIGSRLKGKIEPGAMPWLHRYIGNPLLTKILNFLFKIKVSDAHSGFRAIKRDALQKLTLKCRGMEFASEMIIEAAKAGLKIAEVPITYHPRIGESKLHSFKDGWRHLRLMLLYSPLYLFLIPGLFLILIGSVFLIYGSNTEPLRAHLMILGSLLIIVGFQIINFGISGKVYAVKEGFDKPNKISRFFMRYSILEEGLILGTVLFILGFILGLRIFLKWRAIGYGELFEVRSAIIVLTLMALSIQLIFFSFFISFLMLKDNSK
- a CDS encoding ADP-specific glucokinase, translated to MSWDEMYRDAYERVLNSIGKIKGVMLAYNTNIDAIKYLKREDLERRIEEAGKDEVLRYSDELPKKINTIQQLLGSILWSVKRGKAAELLVEDREVRNYMRQWGWDELRMGGQVGIMANLLGGVYGIPVIAHVPQISKLQASLFLDGPIYVPTFEEGLKLVHPRNFEGNEEDCIHYIYEFPRGFKVLNFTAPRENRFIGAADDYNPRLYIRKEWVERFEEIAERAELAIVSGLHSLTEETYREPIKVVREHLKVLKDLNIKTHLEFAFTADEKVRREILGLLSLVYSVGLNEVELASVLEIMNERELADRILAKDPADPVAVIEGLMKLIEEGVERIHFHTYGYYLAITKYRGEHVRDALLFSALAAATKAMLGNIEKLDDLRKGLEVPIGRQGLEVYEVVKREFNVEKGIGEVGDYQIAFVPTKIVEKPKSTVGIGDTISSSAFVSEFSLSS
- a CDS encoding signal peptidase I codes for the protein MDERLKEILSMVLTVILVFSVYFGLRVVLHTKTPLVVVASGSMRPVFYPGDVVLLKGVKPEEIKVGDVIVYKSAFSKYPIIHRVRGIKQVYINGKPQLCFITWGDNNPVPDLYELPNGGIIDCVPSYAVEAKALIVFPKIGIISIKVRELLGIGG
- a CDS encoding glycosyltransferase family 4 protein, with product MRIAYIYDAVYPFVKGGVEKRVYEIGTRLSKKHEVHWISLDWGGNIPSIKLQKVGRGVSLYSGQRRSIREALYFSAKVLLKAKWDYDIIDCQQFPYLPCFSSKVHSILRNVPMVITWHEIWKEYWKKYLGNMGAIGIQIEKLMSRLTSHHVSVSKLTQKRLRSIGIDSALIPNGIDFKRIQRVKKLPQEYDVIFVGRLIKEKNVDLLLRAIKLIKDDVPDLKVLIIGEGPEKYRLLTLVSKLELTENVKFISFLNDYEKLIAYLKSSKVFVLPSKREGFGIIVLEANASGVPVITLDYPLNASRDLITHGYNGFISPPNPSSLAEYIELSLSLGKKFKRNCIKNARRYDWDNITQLTERLYERVLYGS